In Massilia forsythiae, one DNA window encodes the following:
- a CDS encoding TraB/GumN family protein, translated as MSKRSLCALSFGLLALPALAQDGVQPAAATTAVPAVVAAQPVAQPAAADVVAEAPAQQVLVSGRRPGPGLWKVSKGEHVLWVFGLYSPLPQKMQWDAGRVERLVAQSQEVLLPPFAAIGTSWIGTLTVLPAMIGMKKNPDGAKLHDVVPDDVYARWQALKGKYIGDEDGVERYRPIFAAEELMEAGLRKNGLVRSGEVREQIEKIARRHDVKTTKTGFTIEIDSPGRALADFKKSQMQDVACFTKTLERFEGDMDAMRTRANAWANGDLAAIRNLDFAEREDTCNDAVFSSSFAKNNPAFQGMRERRLATWLTAAERALAGNASSVAMLSMNDVLGSKSYLAALQARGYTVESPK; from the coding sequence ATGAGCAAACGAAGCCTGTGCGCATTGTCGTTCGGCTTGCTGGCGCTGCCGGCGCTGGCCCAGGATGGCGTGCAGCCTGCCGCTGCGACGACTGCCGTGCCCGCCGTGGTCGCCGCGCAGCCGGTGGCACAGCCGGCCGCTGCCGACGTCGTGGCGGAAGCGCCGGCGCAGCAGGTGCTGGTGTCCGGCCGCCGTCCCGGTCCCGGCCTGTGGAAAGTGTCGAAGGGCGAGCACGTCCTGTGGGTGTTCGGCCTGTATTCGCCGCTGCCGCAGAAAATGCAATGGGATGCCGGCCGCGTCGAGCGCCTGGTGGCGCAATCGCAGGAAGTGCTGCTGCCGCCGTTCGCGGCCATCGGCACCAGCTGGATCGGCACCCTCACCGTGCTGCCGGCGATGATCGGCATGAAGAAGAACCCCGACGGCGCCAAGCTGCACGACGTCGTGCCGGACGACGTCTATGCGCGCTGGCAGGCGCTCAAGGGAAAGTACATCGGTGACGAGGACGGCGTCGAACGCTACCGGCCGATCTTTGCGGCGGAAGAATTGATGGAAGCCGGCCTCAGGAAGAACGGCCTGGTCCGCTCGGGCGAAGTGCGCGAGCAGATCGAGAAGATCGCCAGGCGCCACGACGTCAAGACCACCAAGACCGGCTTCACCATCGAGATCGACAGCCCGGGGCGTGCGCTGGCCGACTTCAAGAAGTCGCAGATGCAGGACGTGGCCTGCTTCACCAAGACCCTGGAGCGCTTCGAGGGCGACATGGATGCGATGCGCACGCGCGCCAACGCCTGGGCCAACGGCGACCTCGCAGCCATCCGCAACCTCGACTTCGCCGAGCGCGAGGACACCTGCAACGATGCCGTGTTCAGCAGTTCCTTCGCGAAAAACAACCCCGCATTCCAGGGCATGCGCGAGCGTCGCCTGGCGACCTGGCTGACGGCCGCCGAGCGCGCCCTTGCCGGCAATGCGTCCAGCGTCGCCATGCTGTCGATGAACGACGTGCTGGGGTCGAAGAGCTACCTGGCGGCGCTGCAGGCCAGGGGCTACACGGTCGAGAGCCCGAAGTGA
- a CDS encoding UdgX family uracil-DNA binding protein (This protein belongs to the uracil DNA glycosylase superfamily, members of which act in excision repair of DNA. However, it belongs more specifically to UdgX branch, whose founding member was found to bind uracil in DNA (where it does not belong), without cleaving it, appears to promote DNA repair by a pathway involving RecA, rather than base excision.), whose product MNDDRPADRSAHSFPPAHAPAADPAPADPAQPAAARAGAAGAPAFLAVRLVLARQPLLVASFAEWREAARALLAYEIAPERVTWGSPHGGGDLFTSTPQTDLAQDAAMPAQAGAAPEGGADTAADAVAAGAPDVASLPPLPARTPRPTPHLPRSFMEMLQSAACCRVPDRWAFLYRVIWRWQLGQHDVQSPADEDGARLQAMVKAVRREEHDMHAYIRFRERPEEAGAPRFVAWYEPQHDVLPQVAKHFVNRMGKVSWMIATPDASVLWDGRTLHNAGPLVKGEEELEDGGEALWLTYYRSIFNPARLNTTVMQQHIQSHRWKNLPEGKIVPHMVSEAAMGARKIGQFQAVGQRRGTTIPIAPEAAQPDRQQPSKLDECRRCTLWEFATQAVPGIGPQQAQIMFVGEQPGDQEDLSGQPFIGPAGQLLDRVCANAGVDRETIYVTNAVKHFKWEPRGKRRLHKTPAQQEIEACHYWLDKELAQVNPTVIVALGATALKSVLRTANVTLRNSLGKPMRVGGRWVVTTYHPSYVLRVPSEEAKREAFNIMVDSLKLAHQLLERPLEEPDQQDRLI is encoded by the coding sequence ATGAACGACGACCGCCCGGCGGACCGGTCCGCGCATTCATTCCCGCCGGCGCACGCGCCGGCGGCCGATCCCGCGCCGGCCGATCCCGCGCAGCCGGCTGCGGCCCGGGCCGGCGCGGCCGGTGCGCCGGCCTTCCTCGCCGTGCGCCTGGTGCTGGCCCGGCAGCCGCTGCTGGTCGCTTCCTTCGCCGAATGGCGCGAGGCGGCGCGCGCCTTGCTGGCCTACGAGATCGCCCCGGAACGCGTGACCTGGGGTTCGCCGCACGGCGGCGGCGACCTGTTCACGAGCACGCCGCAGACCGACCTGGCGCAGGACGCCGCCATGCCGGCGCAGGCCGGCGCCGCGCCGGAAGGCGGCGCCGATACGGCCGCCGACGCCGTTGCTGCCGGCGCGCCCGATGTGGCGTCGCTGCCGCCGCTGCCGGCCCGTACGCCGCGTCCGACTCCGCACCTGCCGCGCTCGTTCATGGAGATGCTGCAGAGCGCCGCCTGCTGCCGCGTGCCGGACCGCTGGGCCTTTTTGTACCGCGTCATCTGGCGCTGGCAGCTGGGCCAGCACGACGTGCAGTCGCCCGCCGACGAGGATGGCGCGCGCCTGCAGGCGATGGTGAAGGCGGTGCGCCGCGAAGAGCACGACATGCACGCCTACATCCGCTTCCGCGAGCGGCCGGAGGAGGCCGGCGCGCCGCGCTTCGTGGCCTGGTACGAGCCGCAGCACGATGTGCTGCCGCAGGTGGCAAAGCACTTCGTCAACCGCATGGGCAAGGTCAGCTGGATGATCGCCACGCCCGACGCCAGCGTATTGTGGGATGGCCGCACGCTGCACAACGCCGGCCCGCTGGTGAAGGGAGAGGAAGAGCTGGAAGACGGCGGCGAAGCGCTGTGGCTCACCTATTACCGCAGCATCTTCAACCCGGCGCGCCTGAACACCACCGTGATGCAGCAGCATATCCAGTCGCACCGCTGGAAGAACCTGCCGGAGGGGAAGATCGTGCCGCACATGGTCAGCGAAGCCGCCATGGGCGCGCGCAAGATCGGCCAGTTCCAGGCGGTCGGCCAGCGCCGCGGCACCACCATCCCGATCGCCCCGGAAGCCGCCCAGCCCGATCGCCAGCAGCCGTCCAAACTGGACGAATGCCGCCGCTGCACGCTGTGGGAATTCGCGACCCAGGCGGTGCCGGGCATCGGCCCGCAACAGGCGCAGATCATGTTCGTCGGCGAGCAGCCGGGCGACCAGGAAGACTTGTCCGGCCAGCCTTTCATCGGCCCGGCCGGCCAGCTGCTCGACCGCGTGTGCGCGAATGCCGGCGTCGACCGCGAGACCATCTACGTCACCAACGCCGTAAAACATTTCAAGTGGGAGCCGCGCGGCAAGCGCCGCCTGCACAAGACGCCGGCGCAGCAGGAAATCGAGGCCTGCCACTACTGGCTCGACAAGGAACTGGCGCAGGTGAACCCGACCGTCATCGTGGCGCTCGGCGCAACCGCGCTGAAATCGGTGCTGCGCACCGCCAACGTCACGCTGCGCAATTCGCTCGGCAAGCCGATGCGCGTCGGCGGGCGCTGGGTGGTGACGACTTACCACCCGTCGTACGTGCTGCGGGTGCCGAGCGAAGAGGCCAAGCGCGAAGCCTTTAATATCATGGTCGACAGCCTCAAGCTGGCCCACCAGTTGCTGGAGCGTCCGCTGGAAGAGCCGGACCAGCAGGACCGGCTCATCTAG
- a CDS encoding HDOD domain-containing protein, with the protein MPQILIKLLAHLQADDLGMAELAKLVAKDAGMTGKILTVANSSAYHRSGRQADLEQAMMALGTDMIKILVISESVFQTFNRFPHSGATDLRAFWKNSLTSAVLARELARRIGYAQSDEAYLAGLLHNVGRLALLAAAPREYAFNFTARDDADLCAVEERTLQITHVEAGAWLIERWQLDSFLADSVLYHHEPSERLEAAHPLIRLVRTAHVLSTHADDARQVLEACALCGIDPDEAGDMLTAAARQVEKSAIHLDIDLEGADDVPAPSAQAQVQAAADPVQQRLDEEMRNLVLVSEIGQTFARQTGEGDLLESVTRSARILFDFENAVVLLENQAGQALVGVPDAGRQRIGGFAIPLARNGGAVARAALERRMSLVRRGAPLALPEEQLLRMLGAESLVCVPLVSGGRCLGVLVGGVAGWQLAAYQKRERFLQSFGAQAASALENAMAARNRTRRQLASMAEEYREASRRVAHEVNNPLAIIKNYLSVLDSKLERQESVGSELSVLHDEIDRVGQLINGLGDSGTGAGGLGAGGGGAMAAFADVARVADDVLRLFRGTGFVPSNVDIATSFGGHDNRVAGDPDTLRQILVNLVKNAVEALGAHGGRIEIANRGHVTRERRLYLELAVADTGPGLPPAVLANLFSPVASTKEGPHRGLGLSIVHGLVKQLDGHIACRSGKTGTSFDILLPAHAGAGAPAALPARALGPA; encoded by the coding sequence ATGCCGCAAATCCTCATCAAGCTGCTCGCCCACCTGCAGGCGGACGACCTCGGCATGGCGGAACTGGCCAAGCTGGTGGCCAAGGATGCCGGCATGACCGGCAAGATCCTGACGGTGGCCAACAGCTCGGCCTATCACCGCAGCGGGCGCCAGGCCGACCTGGAGCAGGCGATGATGGCGCTGGGCACCGACATGATCAAGATCCTGGTCATCAGCGAATCGGTGTTCCAGACCTTCAACCGCTTTCCGCATTCGGGCGCCACCGACCTGCGCGCGTTCTGGAAGAATTCGCTGACCAGCGCGGTGCTGGCGCGCGAACTGGCGCGCCGCATCGGTTATGCCCAGTCCGACGAAGCCTACCTGGCCGGCCTGCTGCACAACGTCGGCCGCCTGGCGCTGCTGGCGGCGGCGCCGCGCGAGTACGCCTTCAATTTCACCGCGCGCGACGACGCCGACCTGTGCGCGGTGGAAGAACGCACCCTGCAGATCACCCACGTCGAGGCCGGCGCCTGGCTGATCGAGCGCTGGCAGCTCGATTCCTTCCTGGCCGATTCGGTGCTGTACCACCACGAGCCGAGCGAGCGCCTGGAAGCGGCCCATCCGCTGATCCGCCTGGTGCGCACGGCGCACGTGCTGTCCACCCATGCCGACGATGCGCGCCAGGTGCTGGAAGCCTGTGCGCTGTGCGGCATCGATCCGGACGAGGCCGGCGACATGCTGACCGCCGCCGCGCGCCAGGTCGAGAAGTCGGCGATCCACCTCGATATCGACCTGGAAGGCGCCGACGACGTCCCGGCCCCGAGCGCGCAGGCGCAGGTGCAGGCGGCTGCGGATCCGGTGCAGCAGCGCCTGGATGAAGAGATGCGCAACCTGGTGCTGGTGTCCGAGATCGGCCAGACCTTCGCGCGCCAGACCGGAGAGGGCGACCTGCTGGAATCGGTGACCCGCTCGGCGCGCATCCTGTTCGACTTCGAGAATGCCGTGGTGCTGCTGGAAAACCAGGCCGGCCAGGCGCTGGTGGGCGTGCCCGATGCCGGCCGCCAGCGCATCGGCGGCTTCGCCATCCCGCTGGCCAGGAACGGCGGCGCCGTGGCCAGGGCCGCGCTGGAGCGGCGCATGTCGCTGGTGCGGCGCGGCGCCCCGCTGGCCTTGCCGGAAGAGCAGCTGCTGCGCATGCTGGGCGCCGAGTCGCTGGTGTGCGTGCCGCTGGTATCGGGCGGACGCTGCCTGGGCGTGCTGGTCGGCGGCGTGGCCGGCTGGCAGCTGGCCGCCTACCAGAAGCGCGAACGCTTCCTGCAGTCGTTCGGCGCCCAGGCCGCCAGCGCGCTGGAAAACGCCATGGCGGCGCGCAACCGCACGCGGCGCCAGCTGGCCAGCATGGCCGAGGAATACCGCGAAGCCTCGCGCCGCGTGGCGCACGAGGTCAACAACCCGCTGGCCATCATCAAGAACTACCTGTCGGTCCTGGACAGCAAGCTGGAGCGCCAGGAATCGGTGGGCAGCGAACTGTCGGTGCTGCACGACGAGATCGACCGCGTCGGCCAGCTGATCAACGGCCTGGGCGATTCCGGCACCGGTGCCGGCGGTCTCGGCGCCGGCGGCGGCGGCGCCATGGCGGCGTTCGCCGATGTCGCCCGCGTCGCCGACGACGTGCTGCGCCTGTTCCGCGGCACCGGCTTCGTGCCGTCCAACGTCGACATCGCCACCAGCTTCGGCGGCCACGACAACCGCGTCGCCGGCGACCCGGACACGCTCAGGCAGATCCTGGTCAACCTGGTCAAGAACGCGGTCGAGGCGCTGGGCGCACACGGCGGGCGCATCGAGATCGCCAACCGCGGCCACGTCACCCGCGAGCGCAGGCTGTACCTGGAGCTGGCCGTCGCCGACACCGGCCCCGGCCTGCCGCCGGCGGTGCTGGCCAACCTGTTTTCTCCCGTGGCGAGCACGAAGGAGGGGCCGCACCGCGGCCTCGGCCTGTCGATCGTGCACGGCCTGGTCAAGCAGCTGGACGGGCACATCGCTTGCCGCAGCGGCAAGACCGGGACCAGTTTCGACATCCTGCTGCCGGCGCATGCCGGCGCCGGCGCCCCGGCCGCGTTGCCGGCGCGCGCGCTTGGCCCCGCATAA
- a CDS encoding DUF2846 domain-containing protein, translated as MSFPRFGMLALAIALTGCASGPKFADQEASTPKLGAEQGRVYFYRTNSMLGAAIQPQVSLDGAAVGKSQPGGYFYVDTKAGNHEAATSTEVSNKLSFVIDKGETKYVRTKTSMGLMVGHVVPELVGADEAQKEIATLSYTGAAKAN; from the coding sequence ATGTCATTCCCACGTTTCGGCATGCTTGCCCTGGCCATCGCCCTGACCGGCTGCGCGTCCGGTCCCAAATTCGCCGACCAGGAAGCCAGCACGCCCAAGCTTGGCGCGGAGCAGGGCCGCGTCTACTTCTATCGCACCAACAGCATGCTCGGCGCCGCTATCCAGCCGCAAGTCTCGCTGGACGGCGCCGCCGTCGGCAAATCGCAGCCTGGCGGCTATTTTTACGTGGACACCAAGGCCGGCAACCACGAAGCCGCCACCAGCACCGAAGTCAGCAACAAGCTCAGCTTCGTGATCGACAAGGGCGAAACCAAGTACGTGCGCACCAAGACCTCGATGGGCCTGATGGTCGGCCACGTGGTGCCGGAACTGGTCGGCGCCGACGAAGCGCAAAAGGAAATCGCCACGCTGAGCTACACCGGCGCCGCCAAGGCCAACTGA
- a CDS encoding putative DNA modification/repair radical SAM protein gives MELKDKLEILADAAKYDASCASSGAPKRDSVDKDGLGATTGMGICHSYTPDGRCVSLLKILLTNFCVYDCQYCVNRRSSNVPRARFTVDEVVKLTQDFYLRNYIDGLFLSSGIIQSSDYTMEQLVEVARRLREDHKFRGYIHLKTIPDADPRLIELAGKYADRLSVNIELPTQDSVTRLAPEKSVHTIKLAMGSIRTKLDEKDDHPKAPVFAPAGQSTQMIVGADASDDQTILNTAQTLYGSYKLKRVYYSAFSPIPQSPSSVPSAPPPLLREHRLYQADFLMRGYGFNAGEILPQSGNLALDIDPKLGWALANREHFPLDLNRADESMIARVPGIGLRSAKRLIDLRRLRRIRWEDLSRLRCSLKKLAPFVVVADYKPAQGMASSELLRRHLADAPEQMNLFPELQAA, from the coding sequence ATGGAACTCAAAGACAAACTCGAGATCCTGGCCGATGCCGCCAAGTACGACGCATCCTGCGCCAGCAGCGGTGCGCCCAAGCGCGACTCGGTCGACAAGGATGGATTGGGCGCCACCACGGGCATGGGAATCTGTCACAGCTACACGCCGGACGGGCGCTGCGTGTCGCTGCTGAAAATCCTGCTGACCAACTTCTGCGTCTACGACTGCCAGTACTGCGTCAACCGGCGCAGCTCGAACGTGCCGCGCGCGCGCTTCACGGTCGACGAAGTGGTCAAGCTGACCCAGGATTTTTACCTGCGCAACTACATCGACGGCCTGTTCCTGAGTTCCGGCATCATCCAGTCGAGCGACTACACGATGGAGCAGCTGGTCGAGGTGGCGCGCCGCCTGCGCGAGGACCACAAGTTCCGCGGCTACATCCACCTGAAGACGATCCCGGATGCCGACCCGCGCCTGATCGAACTGGCCGGCAAGTACGCCGACCGCCTGTCCGTCAACATCGAATTGCCGACCCAGGACAGCGTGACGCGGCTGGCGCCGGAAAAGAGCGTGCACACGATCAAGCTGGCGATGGGTTCGATCCGCACCAAGCTCGACGAAAAGGACGACCACCCCAAGGCGCCGGTGTTCGCGCCGGCCGGCCAGAGCACGCAGATGATCGTCGGCGCCGACGCCAGCGACGACCAGACCATCCTCAACACGGCGCAGACGCTGTACGGCAGTTATAAACTGAAGCGGGTGTATTACTCGGCCTTCAGCCCGATCCCGCAGAGTCCGTCCAGCGTGCCGTCGGCACCGCCGCCGCTGCTGCGCGAGCACCGCCTGTACCAGGCCGACTTCCTGATGCGCGGCTACGGCTTCAATGCCGGCGAGATCCTGCCGCAATCCGGTAACCTGGCGCTGGATATCGACCCCAAGCTGGGTTGGGCGCTGGCCAACCGCGAACACTTCCCGCTCGACCTGAACCGCGCCGACGAAAGCATGATCGCGCGCGTGCCCGGCATCGGCCTGCGCTCGGCCAAGCGCCTGATCGACCTGCGCCGCCTGCGACGCATCCGCTGGGAAGATCTGTCGCGCCTGCGCTGCAGCCTGAAAAAGCTGGCGCCCTTCGTGGTGGTCGCCGACTACAAGCCGGCGCAGGGCATGGCTTCGTCCGAGCTGCTGCGGCGCCACCTGGCCGACGCGCCCGAGCAGATGAATCTGTTTCCGGAGCTGCAGGCCGCATGA
- a CDS encoding putative bifunctional diguanylate cyclase/phosphodiesterase has protein sequence MNPHSAGLTSTNVSRSTPSAENLPSSAVSGAIAGPGSQPRLLLVDDEPLMLATLHELLRGRGYQLVTATTGGQALAQLSAQRFDLVLLDLRLPDISGHQVMDYINDKRLGADVIVMSGEVGIDAAIGALKRGAYDYLRKPYSREELLKTVANALGKRTLEQANARIATQLENSEKMYRYLVDSSPDIIYTLNNEGRFTFVNDRAYQLLGYQRDELIGQHYSILVHDEDLERARYLFNERRVDERAARNVELRLKCHATATDERTFNTTLMTISLNAMGMHVPDQAVRKLEFFGTYGVARDITDRKRAEEVISYQAYHDILTDLPNRILFKDRLGLAVIQAKRKRTELAVMFIDLDRFKLVNDTLGHVKGDELLQQASQRLKECLRKGDTLARQGGDEFTIVLPELRSRDDARAVADNFLERLQQPFDLDGHEVHISASIGIAIYPGHGESIDELLRHADIAMYQVKGQGKNGHAFYDPSMQDVSHQKIALEQSLRKALEHGELEMYYQPQIDAISGRIVGAEALMRWNHPTRGMVSPGEFLPFAEENGLMLPISDWMIGALCRDMLKWDSAGNGVRLSLNLSPQYLDRGDFFEKMRGALAQHAIAPGQIEIEITENICIRNPQHAIEQLNKLGQLGVSVAIDDFGTGYSSLAYLHRFPVHTIKIDQSFVKEIHDEHGHYPVVLAIISIARGLGLNLVAEGVETDAQARYLRANGCLTMQGYLYHRPMPLERFADVLRVQGQPAGAAPLMAFRA, from the coding sequence ATGAATCCACATTCCGCAGGCCTTACTTCCACCAACGTTTCCCGTTCCACGCCGTCCGCCGAGAACCTGCCGTCGAGTGCCGTCTCCGGCGCCATCGCCGGACCCGGTTCCCAACCTCGCCTGCTGCTGGTCGACGACGAGCCGCTGATGCTGGCCACGCTGCACGAGCTGCTGCGCGGGCGCGGCTACCAGCTGGTCACCGCCACCACCGGCGGCCAGGCGCTGGCCCAGCTGTCGGCGCAGCGCTTCGACCTGGTGCTGCTCGACCTGCGCCTGCCCGACATCAGCGGCCACCAGGTGATGGACTACATCAACGACAAGCGCCTCGGCGCCGACGTCATCGTGATGAGCGGCGAGGTGGGCATCGACGCCGCCATCGGCGCCCTCAAGCGCGGCGCCTACGACTACCTGCGCAAGCCGTACAGCCGCGAGGAACTGCTCAAGACGGTCGCCAACGCGCTCGGCAAGCGCACGCTGGAACAGGCCAACGCGCGCATCGCGACCCAGCTGGAAAACTCGGAAAAGATGTACCGCTACCTGGTCGACTCGTCGCCGGACATCATCTACACGCTCAACAACGAAGGCCGCTTCACCTTCGTCAACGACCGCGCCTACCAGCTGCTCGGCTACCAGCGCGACGAGCTGATCGGCCAGCACTACTCGATCCTGGTGCACGACGAGGACCTGGAACGGGCGCGTTACCTGTTCAACGAGCGCCGCGTCGACGAGCGCGCCGCGCGCAACGTCGAGCTGCGCCTGAAGTGCCACGCCACCGCCACCGACGAGCGCACCTTCAACACCACCCTGATGACCATCTCGCTGAACGCGATGGGCATGCACGTGCCCGACCAGGCGGTGCGGAAGCTGGAATTCTTCGGCACCTACGGCGTGGCGCGCGACATCACCGACCGCAAGCGCGCGGAAGAGGTGATCTCGTACCAGGCCTACCACGACATCCTGACCGACCTGCCGAACCGGATCCTGTTCAAGGACCGCCTCGGGCTGGCGGTGATCCAGGCCAAGCGCAAGCGCACCGAACTGGCGGTGATGTTCATCGACCTGGACCGCTTCAAGCTGGTGAACGACACCCTCGGCCACGTCAAGGGCGACGAACTGCTGCAGCAGGCATCCCAGCGTCTCAAGGAGTGCCTGCGCAAGGGCGATACGCTGGCGCGCCAGGGCGGCGACGAGTTCACCATCGTGCTGCCCGAGCTGCGCTCGCGCGACGACGCGCGCGCGGTGGCCGACAATTTTCTCGAACGCCTGCAGCAGCCGTTCGACCTGGACGGCCACGAAGTCCACATCTCGGCCTCGATCGGCATCGCCATCTACCCGGGCCACGGCGAATCGATCGACGAACTGCTGCGCCACGCCGACATCGCCATGTACCAGGTCAAGGGACAAGGCAAGAACGGCCACGCCTTCTACGACCCGTCGATGCAGGACGTCTCGCACCAGAAGATCGCGCTCGAGCAGAGCCTGCGCAAGGCACTCGAGCACGGCGAGCTGGAGATGTACTACCAACCGCAGATCGACGCCATCAGCGGCCGCATCGTCGGCGCCGAGGCGCTGATGCGCTGGAACCACCCGACGCGCGGCATGGTCTCGCCCGGCGAGTTCCTGCCGTTCGCCGAAGAGAATGGCCTGATGCTGCCGATCTCGGACTGGATGATCGGCGCCCTGTGCCGCGACATGCTGAAGTGGGACAGCGCCGGCAACGGCGTGCGCCTGTCGCTCAACCTGTCGCCGCAGTACCTGGACCGCGGCGACTTCTTCGAGAAGATGCGCGGCGCCCTTGCCCAGCACGCGATCGCGCCCGGCCAGATCGAGATCGAGATCACCGAGAACATCTGCATCCGCAACCCGCAGCACGCGATCGAGCAGCTGAACAAGCTGGGCCAGCTCGGCGTGTCGGTGGCGATCGACGACTTCGGCACCGGCTATTCGTCGCTGGCCTACCTGCACCGCTTCCCGGTGCACACCATCAAGATCGACCAGTCCTTCGTCAAGGAGATCCACGACGAGCACGGACACTATCCGGTGGTGCTGGCGATCATCTCGATCGCGCGCGGCCTGGGCCTGAACCTGGTGGCGGAAGGCGTCGAGACCGACGCCCAGGCGCGCTACCTGCGTGCCAACGGCTGCCTGACCATGCAGGGCTACCTGTACCACCGCCCGATGCCGCTGGAGCGCTTTGCCGACGTGCTGCGCGTGCAGGGCCAGCCGGCCGGCGCCGCCCCGCTGATGGCGTTCCGGGCTTGA
- a CDS encoding SEL1-like repeat protein → MPPPIASGGSSAAASTDHGLHGAHFLRLKDQAERGDPAAQHGLGFMYANGQGVARNDALALAWYRMAASAGLAQAQYNLGVMLQKGQGAAADPAQAGHWYRLAAEQGYAPAQYNLGWLHAKGQGTPADVQQALFWFGRAAEQGDPGAQHNLGMMYESGKGVAQDAVRALDWYGRAAGQGYARSQFALALRYDGGQGVARDPALATDWFRKAADQGYAPAQFNLALRYDKGQHLPQDSGQAVLWYGRAAEQGHASAQFNLALIHDGGQGVARDPALALAWFRKAADQGHAGARNNLGLRYEHGQGVPQDHVQAAHWYRLAAEQDFAAAQYHLGLLHEAGLGVARDAAAAAAWQRRAAEQGHLRAQFDLALRCESGNGVPQDARQALHWYRKAADQDYAPAQYMVGQMLDRADAGPGGAADARQASGWYRKAAEQGHALAQFALGLRYDSARGVERDYQAAHAWYLCAARQGHARAQYNLGVMYAAGQGVAADLAEAYAWLQRAAGAGLAPAAAYLQRVAARMEPALLEQAQRQAGAA, encoded by the coding sequence ATGCCGCCACCCATCGCCAGCGGCGGCAGCAGCGCCGCCGCTAGCACCGACCATGGCCTGCACGGCGCGCACTTCCTGCGCCTGAAGGACCAGGCCGAGCGTGGCGACCCGGCCGCCCAGCACGGCCTGGGCTTCATGTACGCCAACGGCCAGGGCGTGGCGCGCAACGACGCGCTGGCCCTGGCCTGGTACCGCATGGCGGCCAGCGCCGGCCTGGCGCAGGCGCAGTACAACCTGGGCGTGATGCTGCAGAAGGGGCAGGGCGCCGCCGCCGATCCGGCCCAGGCCGGCCACTGGTACCGCCTGGCGGCCGAGCAGGGCTACGCGCCGGCCCAGTACAACCTCGGCTGGCTGCACGCCAAGGGACAAGGCACGCCGGCCGACGTGCAGCAGGCGCTGTTCTGGTTCGGCCGCGCCGCCGAGCAGGGCGACCCCGGCGCCCAGCACAATCTTGGCATGATGTACGAAAGCGGCAAGGGCGTGGCCCAGGATGCCGTTCGCGCCCTCGATTGGTACGGGCGCGCTGCCGGCCAGGGTTATGCGCGTTCCCAGTTCGCGCTGGCGCTGCGCTACGACGGCGGCCAGGGCGTGGCGCGCGATCCGGCGCTGGCGACCGACTGGTTCCGCAAGGCCGCCGACCAGGGCTACGCGCCGGCCCAGTTCAATCTCGCCCTGCGCTACGACAAGGGGCAGCACCTGCCGCAGGACAGCGGCCAGGCCGTGCTGTGGTACGGCCGCGCCGCGGAGCAGGGCCATGCCAGCGCCCAGTTCAACCTGGCGCTGATCCACGACGGCGGCCAGGGCGTGGCGCGCGACCCGGCGCTGGCGCTGGCCTGGTTCCGCAAGGCCGCGGACCAGGGCCACGCCGGCGCCCGCAACAACCTCGGCCTGCGCTACGAGCACGGCCAGGGCGTGCCGCAGGACCACGTGCAGGCGGCGCACTGGTACCGCCTGGCGGCCGAGCAGGACTTCGCCGCCGCCCAGTACCACCTCGGCCTGCTGCACGAGGCCGGCCTCGGGGTGGCGCGCGATGCCGCCGCGGCCGCCGCCTGGCAGCGCCGCGCCGCCGAGCAGGGCCACCTGCGCGCCCAGTTCGACCTGGCGCTGCGCTGCGAAAGCGGCAACGGCGTGCCGCAGGATGCGCGCCAGGCGCTGCATTGGTACCGCAAGGCCGCCGACCAGGACTACGCACCGGCCCAGTACATGGTGGGGCAGATGCTGGACCGCGCCGATGCCGGCCCCGGCGGCGCGGCCGATGCGCGCCAGGCGTCCGGCTGGTACCGCAAGGCGGCCGAGCAGGGCCACGCGCTGGCCCAGTTCGCGCTCGGCCTGCGCTACGACAGCGCCCGCGGCGTCGAACGCGACTATCAGGCCGCCCATGCCTGGTACCTGTGCGCGGCGCGCCAGGGCCATGCGCGCGCCCAGTACAACTTGGGCGTGATGTACGCGGCCGGCCAGGGCGTGGCGGCCGACCTGGCCGAAGCGTATGCATGGCTGCAGCGCGCCGCTGGCGCCGGCCTGGCGCCGGCCGCGGCCTACCTGCAGCGCGTGGCGGCGCGCATGGAGCCGGCGCTGCTGGAACAGGCGCAACGGCAGGCGGGAGCGGCATGA